ATCATCCCCGTTGGCAGAAGCGAAAAGATGaggcaaagaggaaaacaacttgcccaaagtcccacAGATTCCCTGAGTCCTGTCCAGGGACCTTCCCACTCCCCAGGTGGCAAGGGAGGAGATCGGGTTCACTTATTCAATCAATCAACATTGGGTGCTTTTCTGGGCCTGGACTTAGGCTAAGTGCCAGGGACACAGTGAATAAGACAGACGGCCATCCCTGCCCTCTCGGAGTTTAGAGTCCAGTTGGGAGACAAACATTACACTTGTAGACAGGTGAGCTCAACAGCCACAGGCTCGGAGTACAGCAGTGAAGGTTAGACTCCGGAGGGGaatatgggggagggggatgacCAGACTGGGTGGTCAGAAAAGGCCCCCCGAGGGAGATATTTAAACTCAGACCTGGAGGGCAAGAATCAGCAGCCTTAGagagagcatcccaggcagaggaacaGCAAGAGCCTCCGAGGCTGGCAAGAGCCTGGCCTGTTCAAAGACGGTTTGTGAGCAAAGTAGAGAGGATACAGGCCATACCCAGGAGGTAACAGAGGCCATGGTAAGGAGCTGAGAGCTTATCCCAAGAGCAAGGGAAAGCCAGTGAAGGATTTTAGGCATGAGTGGGATGTGACCCCGCTTACacatttttcaaagatgtttCAGACTGTTCTGCTGAGAACGGGCTAtgagggggcaggaaggaggtggggggTCACCTAGAGGCCCTGCAGCCATCCAGGTGAGTGATGGGGGCTGGTCCAGGGGGCATGGAGACCAGGGAAGGAAGTAGCTGACTGACAAGTGAGATGAGGGACAGGGAATGGGGCACTGAGGACAGGCGGAAGTCGAAACATCAGCCCGGGGAAAGGTGAAGACCAGCTCACCTGAGAGGAAGTCCCGGACCTGCTGAATGAGGAGCCGCGTCCGTGTGACGTCTTCCTCCATCTGGGCGCGGCTGGTGCTCACCTGCATCTCCAGGCTCTGAGCATCTGACTGCACCTGCAAGGTGGCTTCCTCGGCTGCCCTGATCTGCTGACACACGCTATGCGTCAGCAGTGGTTAAAGCCCCAAGAGGGCCTCTCGGCAGTCCCCGAGGATTCTGGCGGCACCTGCTACCCAAGATCTCCCTAGGAAACTTTTGTAACTAGCTCAGTTTGGCCCCAGAAGAGATGATGTAAAAACACTGGCCTCAAACTCTCTCTCTCACTTGCTGTAGGGCCACGGGAAAGTCACCCGACATCTCTGGGCTTTCGACTCCTGGCTGCAGAATGGGAGCTCTGACTCGCTTAGGGGctctgtcccctctgcctcctccacCACGGGCCCACCCCACCTCAGCCACACCTACCATCTGCCTGGTCTGCTGGAGCTGGGCGTTGAAGCCCCGCAGCTGCTTGGCCACCTGCCCTGCCGTCCGGAaggccccacctgccctggggaGAGCACCCCTGCAGTGGGAGCCACAGGCCGTGCCGTTGTCTCGGGGACACAGCTCCCCAGGGCATGCTCCCGGGGTGCAAGCCATCTCCCTGGGGCCCCCACAGAGCTGTGGAGAGATGGGGGGCATCAGAGGGGGTCCCCAAGCCTCCTCAGTGATCACTCCCCTCCCACACCTGGGAAACAAGCAGCCAGACATCTCCACGGCAACTTGGGCACCAGAAACGTGTTTCCTTGGTAACTGCTGAACACACTATGCGGGGTCAAGGGTCGGGATGGGGGGGGTGTGGGAGGTCCACGTGGCCCCAGGGGGGAATGCGGAGCAACAGTCGGTGAGTGACAAGCTGGGGCGGGGGGCCTCTGGAAGTGGGGCTCCATGACAGGAGTCACCTTGTTGGCGGCGGGTGTCAGATCAGGCAAGGAAGCCATCTGCAGCCTCAGGGCCGCGAGCTGGGGGCCGCCGGCCCCTCCTGCTCCTCCCAGCTGCTGCTCCAGCCTCTCCGCCTCTCTCCGGCTGTCCCTGAGCTGCAGCAGCCAGCGGGAGCTATCCGCGACCTGCTGAGCAGCCTGGGATGACCGCTGGTGGGCCGCGGTCAGCATCCGGAAGGCTCCTGTGGGAAGAAGAGAGGGGACCAAGCTGGCCCTGGACCCGGAGGCCTGGAGACGGGGATGAAGCCTGGCCCGGTGTGGCGTCTGTGTGCCCCTCCTCACCTGAAGGATCGGCACTGCTTATTTTTTCAAACTGCTCCCTCTTGCTCTGATACATAACGAGGAGGCGATTGAAGCTTCTGTCCAGATTCTCCAGGTCTCCCGAGAGGGACAAGGTCTCCTCCTCTAGGGGCAGATCCACCTGCAGGCCCTGGAGAGTCTGCCTGAAGTGGGAGAGAAGCTTCCACTAAAATACAGGAAGGGGGCTTCCTCCCTAGAGCCAGCCATCCCCTCGGAGAAATCGCTACTGAGTCAGCAAAAAGAGACGCCGTCAGTAAAAGCCACAGAAGGGAGCCTCCGCAGGCTGGAGAGGATCCTGCTGGGCAAAAGCTAGCACAACCTCCCTCCACCCCTATGCGGGCAGATCCCTCCTTGGCGTGTGTGACCCTAACAGTCCCCGCTTTCCTCCGCCTCCCAACGTCGGCTTCCACGAGGAGCATCCCCCgagcccctcctcctcctctgctgcCTACAGGCCTACATCAGCCACCACCTGTACCCCAGGCTCCCGAGTCTCTCTTCTGCAGCCCACACCTCCCCACAGAGCTCCCGTAGCTGCAACCCACTGGTGGTCTCCACCTGAAGGGGGTCACCTGCCCTGACCCACTAGGGCTGAGCTTCCAGACGttcctccctcccagggcctttgcagctccacccaccaccatTCCCTCCACCAGCCTCGCGTACTCCATGGCCGGGCTTTGCTCAGCACGGACCGTCCTTCTGGAAAGCCCCACCAGGCCTGCACACCCAACCCACCAACTGCCTGCGGACTCCCTACTCAGTGCTGAGACCAAGGTCGATGGCACACCTAGATGGCTCATGCCCTCACAGTCAGCAAGTGCTCAGGGAAAGCAAACTCATAAAAACTTCAGAAGGAAACCTCACTGAGAAGGCACCTCGGCTGGTGGGAGGAGACCGTGGGTGGGACTGCTCCCATTCCAAAAGCAAACGCAAGTTATTTTTAGAGCCCTGCCTCTCAGATGCCCTCCACAAGGCTGACTAATGCAGAGCTGACTCTCCCACGGGCGGCACCGGGCACTTGAAAGAACTCAGGACTTGGGCTCGTGCCTGTGCTCCCGGTGCCCCGCTCTGCCCCTCGGTGGCCACGTGACTCTATCATGTCACCtatctgtgcctgtttcctcatctgcaaaatgcaaGGAATAACACCCACCACGCCAACCTCCCAGGACTGTCGTGACAGTGAAAAGAGAGGCGCCTGTGAGAAACCTCGGTAGACGGTAAAGGGCTGTAACCGATATAAGGAAGGACCAGTGTGCCCCTATGTGGACCCACGTGGCTCGGCAGGGAGAGGGAATGACCTGATGGAGACGATGGCATTGGCCACCTGGGCCACCTCCTGCTCCGTGACCGAGGCGCCGCCGAGGATGGCTTGGATCTGCTCCAGCTTGTTCTTCGTGTCCAGCATCCGGGACGCCAGGCCGCGGTCCTCCAGGCCCGGCCCAGGCCACAGGCTGGTGGTGGCATTACGGAGGCTGCTGAGGCGGAGGGCCCGCTCCCGGAGGCCGGCGTCGTAGGTCTGGAAGCAGGGGTGGCAGGCCACACACACCGGGTAGCGGTCACAGTAGCCTCGCTGGCACTGGTCGCAGCGTGGCCCGGTCGAGCCAGGGCGGCAGAGACAGCGGCCCGAGGCCTTATCGCAGCCTGGTCCCTCCGTTCCCCGGAAGTCACAGTCACAGGCTAAGGGGGGAGAAATGATGGTCAGAGGCCTGGGGGTCAGGAAGATCAGGTGTTTGTGGGGAAAGCCCGAAGAGGAGGTCTGACCTCAGGGTCTTTCACACTTAGAATGAGACAGTCAAGGCCAGAATGAAATCATGGTAATGACAGCAAGCCCTTACGTAGCACCTCCGACGTGGCAGGCCCTGTTCTGAGCCTCACCAGGCACACGCTAACGCTTCTGACCCTCACCACACACTCTGTGGCAGAGTTAACACGCTCATTTTCCCATTCGCACAGATGAAGCATCTGAGGCAGTGTGCCCCTtgcccagatgaggaaactgaggcctgaagagGGGGAGCAACTCCTCCCGAGGTCACAGAGCCGAGAACAAACTCGGGTCTGCGTGCCCTTGTCACTACTTGTCAAACTGACTCCCCCTCAGGACTCACTTTCTCCATCTatgaagagggagaggaggacgTTTCCTGCAGATGGCTTCTGGGAAATGGTTTCTCAGGGAAGCGGGAAGCAAAGCAGCCCTCCTGTCATGCGCACATAGGGACATGGGGACGGCCTGGTGTCAGCCCCGGGGCAGTGGTGGGGAGCGAGCGCTCCTATGGGTTGCCAGGGCCCACCCCGCGTGGACCAGTACGGGATGCCCTCCCCCACCACAGACCCACGTTTCCCCACCACGAGCCAACCCGAGCACACCCCCCCCATGTCCTCCGCGTCCCCACTCAGTGAGCACACCTCGGCATCCCATAGCTGCATCTCCGTAGGTCTTGTCAGGACACTGGCGGATGGCTGCAGCGTTGCAGGTCAGGCCACCAAAACCTTCCTGACAGGGGCACTGCCCTGTGAACTGTGCGGGGAGAGACCGGTCAGGGGGCAGAACTCCCCAGTGCACCCCAAAGCAAGGGCTCCCACGAGGACACAAGCTCTGAAGTCAAAGCCCAGGACGGCCCTGCAGAAGGGCCCTGCGAATGTGGCATTGCCAAAGGCTGCGAGCCACGGACGGAAGGACATTTGGTGGCCTCCCCAGGGGAAGGTGGACAGAAGCAGCCCAGTCTGACTTTGGAAAGACCCAGAAGGGCAGTGCGGAGGGGAGACagaggctggtgggtgggagCCCTCCCTTGCTGAGGGGCCCATGCTCTACCCCGCCATGTACCTGGTTGCACTGGGGGCTGAGGGAGTTGTGCGGGTCGCAGGCACATGGCTCGCAGCCCCGGCCGCTGGCCAGCTTCCAGTGGTAGCGAGCGCACTGGTCACATTTGGGGCCCACCACGTGGGGCAGACACAGGCAGCGTCCACTCTCCTCATCACACGGCATGTCCCGCCGGGCACCCAGGACGCTGCAGTCACAGCCTGCACGGGAGGGAGGGCTGCTGAGCTCGGGGGCCGGGCCACCAAAATCTTACCCCCAGAGGACGTGCACCAGGGAGGGGCACAGCCTGGGAAAAGAACAAGTAGGGCCGTTCCCTCCAGATAACCTGGCTGACTCATAAGGCCACCGCACTTTCCCACCAGTCCCCACACCTGGCTGCTTGGccacctgcctgccctccctcagGAGGACTCTGTCCCACCTTCCACGTCAGGCCTGTGCTGTCACCTGCTGGAAGCCAGTGGCAAAGCACCCGACACGCAGCTCAGTGAGTAGGACCAGTCACAGATCTGGTGGCCCCAGGCGCCTGCCCCACGCCACGGCAGGCTGGGCCCCCTACTCACGGTGGCAGCCCTGCGGGTTGGCATAGGTGAGTCCTGTAAATCCCGGCTTGCACAGGTCACAGCGTTCCCCCTGCACTTGCTCCTTGCACACACACTGCCCGGTCACTGGGTCACAGGGCGCTCCTGGCACTGCCCCATCCGGATCACACTCGCAGGCTGAGAGACAAAGGCAGCCACGGCAGGAGGGACAAAGAAGAAGAGCAGAGAGCACATTCTAGAAGCCAGGCTTCCTGGTTCAAATCCTTGTTCCACCACTTCCTGACTTACAACCTTACCACCTTAGTTGAGTTATTtaatccctctgtgcctcagctttctcacctataaaatgggggtaattatACAACACTCACAGGCTTCTTATGAGGAATCAATGAGTAAGTGTAAAGCAGAcggaacagtgcttggcacatgttAAGCACTATAAAAGTTGTGGTTGGCATTATTGACTGAATGGCTACTCTGTGGCCAGCACGGAGCTGGGCAATCTTGCCTGTCACCTTATGTCAGCCTCACGATAATCCTGAGAGGTGAGGATGCTCAtccccattgcacagatgaggagactgaggctcagagatgttcaaAGAACATacgcaaggtcacacagcaagcaagTGCTGGAAACAAGTCAAACTCAAGACTTTCTCACTCTTTCCATAAATAGATACATATCAACAGGAAGTGAACCAACTTTCTCCCACCCCAAAACCCAAGCCCCTTTCATGGCTTTCAAAACGAAGACTCTTCCTTCACCTAGGAAGTCTTACCTGATGAACCCCACCCGGATCGGAGTGCTTCTATCTCTTTGCTCTCTCCCCTATGAACTCACTGGCCCTTGTGATGTGTTAAGTCACTCCTGGGTGACTTACATGTTCATTGAATAAACATTCCTGGAGCATCAATTATTTGTCTGTCCTTGTGCTAGGGCCCAAGGATATAAGAATAACCCCTGCCATGGAGGGGTCCTTAATGTTGgaggaagcagaaaaataaagagcaaaccaCACTGACTTGCTTAGAAGGGCACAGCTAGGTTAAAAACAATTGCCCACAAGTCCTGACACACAACCAAGTCTTCACGCTTCCTGAGGGCCTGTATGTCCTTAGGGACATGTGCTCTGTTGAGCCCAGAACAGATGGGGATTAACAGACCTACGATGCCTTGGGTCCCCGGAGCCCCTACTCACGGATGCAGGTCTCCTGAATGGGAGCACCAGGACGCCGGTTCCGGAAATAGTGCAGCTGACACCGCTCACAGTTCTTGCCCTCAGTGTGGTGTTGGCAGTTGTCACACACACCTCCATGTGTCCCCTGGCTGGCGGCAAACACGGCTGGGTCGAAGTGACATGTCTCTGAGTGTCCGTTGCAGTCACACCCTGCAAAAGGGATTACTAGGGCTGACATTTGAGCAGCACCGTTGCCGTGTACAAAGCACATTCCACACTAACTCACTGGCATCCCCAGCAACTCTGCAAGATGCTCAGGTCTGGGAAACAGggcaactgaggcccagggaggcttttgtaatttatttcaggTTATATAGCcagtaagaaaggaaaacagggaaCTCAGGCCTCTTGACTCCCAGTGTGGGGACTGACCCAAGAATAATACCCATGTTGAGCCAAAGAGAGAGCCCTTTGAATGGTCCCATGTCAACCCTCCCCCACTGCCACCTGCTGGGTCTCCTGCTGGGTCACTGCCCTTCTCTGGGCTGGGATCTTTGTTGCCCTCATTTATGCAGGGAAGGGCCCGGCCTCCAGGAATCTAATTCCATGGATTTCAACTCTGGAGGCACATCTGAAGTAGAAAGAATGACAACAGGGAACCACGTATGTCCTACACTGGATAGGCCAGAAGTAGGAGGACCTGTGGTTAGCACGAAAGGCACGTGGCATCAGAAGCATGGACCAAGTCGTGGTCCCTCCAGGCCTGGCTGAGGAGAAGGGCCAGGAGCGGTGGGAAGATGCAACTCAAACACTTTCTCAAATACCCTCTCTTTCCCCAAAGAGCAAGGAGAGCGTAAATTTCAGAATGCAATTAGGtttagatttaaataataaagacTAGATTCTCCTCGTGTCCCCGATGGGCCAGCACCCCAACCAGCTGCTGCAGGGGAAGTGGGTGATCCCAGGCTCATACTTTGGCATTCATGGGGGTCCTGGTCATCTGCGGGTTTCCAGGGCTTGTCGTTGTAGAAGGGTGCACAGTGTTCACAGTTGGGGCCGGCGGTGTTGTGCTGGCAGACGCAGACCCCATGGACCTAGGAGAGGGGCCATAGGTTACCATGAATAATTATCACAGGAGCGTCCCAGCGATGGACTTGCCCTCTCCGCTCTGTCCCCAGGGTCCAGCTCAGACCCCAGCTCCTCCAGCCTTCACTCAGCTCCTATGACACTCCCAGATGCCGGCTTgtgtggtctgtgtgtgtgtgtgagtgtgtgtgtgtgtgtgtgtgtgtgtgcatgcatgcacacctGCACTCCTCctccatttaggtttttaaaagctCAGCCCTTGCATTTGGCCATCCCCATGCTGCCCAGTCCAAAACAGCACCTGTAAAGTGCTTAGACAGCCTTGTTGGTAAACTGTGATTCTAGAAGCTTGTGGGCCCCCTGGAGATGTACATTCCAACAATCTATGACTGCAGTTGTTTGGCTAATAAGACTGCAATGCTGAATTGTTCCTAGACTCATTAAGGTATAAAAATAGAATAGCAATTGCGTGCTAATTGTCTTCCATATTAAGCTCACCACCGGCAGGCTGGCATCTAGGACTTATATTGTGTTTGCTCCATCCTCATCCCCTACTCACTCCTAACAGCACAGCTGAGCTGAACTAGCCGCTCCCAGGACAAGCCCTACTTCTCTCCACCTTTTGGCCTGTACGGACGTTTTTCTTCCTGACTAGAAGTCCCCTCACTATCTATTCACCAGCAAAATCCTGCCAGCTAGAACGGCATGTCCTTCACCTGGCTTGCCTTGTCTCTCTAATTCCATGGATTTCAACTCTGAACGCACTTCAGAATTatctggggagctttttaaaacaCACCAATGCCCAGGCCCAATTCAATCCAATCTCAGGGACGAGGCCCAGCCATCGGTACTTTATAAAGTGGTGATTCCATTGTGCAGCCAGATTTGAGAACCACCGGAGCTGGGCAGGCCGTTGCCCTCCTCTACATCCTCATAGGCCAGAATCCTGCTCAGCCTGTGTTCTGGTCTTTTGTTTATGGACCCTAATGGATGACACATCTCTGGCACTggtctccctctgccttcctctgtaGCCTAGGGCAAGCGCTGGCCCAGAAGTGGAAAGGATAAAGCTGCCCGATGCTCATGTCACCTGTATTTCCCTCAAGGGTCGCTTTACATGATTTCATCGTGCGCCTCTATCACTGGGGCAAATATCATAGTCCCATCTGTTAACAGAAGAACCGAAACCCCAGAAAAGTGAAATGACAGCTCCCTCTGCTTCTTCGTCCTAGACTCTCTCTCCTCTACTGATGGTTCTCAAGTTTGGTTTCACAGCAAAATCCCCTGGGTTGCTTCTTAAGCTGGAGTTTCTCTCTTCCGTGCCTGATGCATCTGACTCAACAGCTCTGGGGTGGACTTAGCATCTGTGTTAGACTCTGTTCTCTCACCCTGCCCCATATCTCACCCCTACATGGGACTTTACAGTCCCCAAACCAGTGGCTCTATGGCAGGATGTCAGAACCACCCTGGCAGGATGTTAGAATCACCCGGGgctttaaataacaataataaaatcagaGTGTATGAAGGTGTGGGTCTGGGTGATGTTTTTTAGCTCCCCGGGAAATTACAATGTGCAGCCAGTGCTGAAAATCAATGCCTTAAGCTCCCCCACGAACACCCATGCTTATACTTCTACTTATATGTATGCTTATACTTACATATACTTCTATGttactgaataaaaataatttcaaaccatAAAGCAGGTCCAAAGAAGTGCTGCAAAATCTGACCTTTGAAATGATAATCATTTAGAATCATTTTCACCATTGCTAAAATATTAAGTGCTCGAGTCTTAAATTTAGTGCCCTCCCTCCTTTATAGAAGCCAAAGACGCGTCAGTCTGCCTgggtcttgcccctcccctctcctttccccctccctgggcTGTCACCTGCACAGTGGtggaggggctggcaggggctCTGGAATTGGGGGCACAGCGGTCAGCATGGCCGTGACAGAAACAGCTCCCCTGCAGACGCAGCTGGGAAACGGCATAGTAGGCGCTGGGAGGGTGATAGCCCCTCTGGGGCACAGGGGCCAGCCTGGTGAAGTTGACTCTCAAGTTTGTGATCGCCCCCAGCTCTGAGGGGCACAAACAACAAGGAGGGAGGGGGTAGAGATGGGAAAATAAAGAACGGGAAGTTAGAGGCAAATAGAGACTCCTAGGGCAGGATGAGAAGGAAAGGAATTCTGGTCGCACCATTCCATCTTCCTCAACCTTCCCACGACAGAAAAGACCCACTCCACCCTGGCTCAGGCCTTTTGAGCCTCTGGGGCCACCACAATACCCCTATGGGCTGAGCAGGGCAAGTGTTCAATCCAACCATGTTGACAGAGGTaggaaagacaaggaaatgtCCATGATCTGGGTTGCAACCATGTTTTGTTCCCCATCCACAGTCCCACAGGCTAGAGGAGTAGCCACACTGACCTTGAATTTTTTGACTTTGAGTTGCTGGGATCCCAGAGGCTAAATCCATAAGGTTAAGTTGGACCTGCAAAGAGAGGGGAAATGGAAGACCTGAGGAAGAGGTGAACTGTGGCCCAAGCCCAGAGGTTCTCCTTTCCATTCAATGCCCTGACCTTCTCATACTAAGGTCTTTCTTACCTGGAGCCTGAGATGACCATGGATGTGAGGTCTGCCAATCACTCTGGGGGAGGGAGATGATCACTGGGCCTtagatgagtgtgtgtgtgtgtgtgtgtgtgtgtgtgtgtgtgtgtgtacacaaccTCTCCTCTCCAGTTGAAAATAGAGCTATCCCAAGAATTTCCTGATTTCCTTGGGTCAGAAGTTACAGTGAGATATATAATAGACATATGAGGGTTTAGGGGATACTAATTTTCCAAAGACCCAGGATGAGTGAGAGGGTCCAGAGCCAAGGATGCATGGACGTGCTGACCGCCACACTCTAGACAACCCCAATTTCAACTACGCCGTTcttacttgattaaaaaaaaacactcattgGATGTGACTTCAGCTGCATATCCCAGGAAGAGTTTTCGCATCAACCTCCCACAAATCAGGGAAAAGTCCCGTGTTCTGACGTGTGGTCTGGGGCATGTGGTTACGTGGATCTAGATACGGCAATAACCAAGGAGGAGTCGTtgcagggaaggaaagagacGCACTGCCTACAGGAAAGGCAGCGCTCCGAGCAGCTCTGAGGGCTCCCCTGGGCCTCAGCCAgagaaaggagacaaaatacAGCCCCtgagggtgggagcgagggagcagtgatgaaagaaatgaaaggatttGACCCCAGGTGGGAGGATTCAAGGAGAGAGCTGGGTTGGGTTATGCAATATACTCAGTGTGTTTCTGAAATATCCTTCCTGGGCAGCAAAGCGGATGTGCAGCAAAGACGTGCCCAGAGGGATCATTATTGGGGAGCTCAGGAAAGACAGCAAGACTCActgcctggggaagggggtggttcTCATAGATTCTCCAAAGCCTGGTGACCATGTAGCGATGGGATGGGAGAGACCTCTCCCCGTGCCTACATTTTCAGGGTCCCCTCTGCCTACCTTGGCCCCATCCAGGCGACTGTTAGGCCTCTGGGGCAGAGGCTGGCACCGAGCATCCTGCCAGCTCTGAGGCTGGCCCTGGCGGACCCGGGGGAAGGCAGACGTGCAGTCGGCAGCTAGGTATTGGTACACCTGCCAGGTCTTGCCGGAGTCCGAGGAGCGCTCGATCAGCATGCCAGCAGGCATGGGCCCctgcagagacacacacagggttGGGGCCTGAGTGACACCGCAGTGGGGACGCGATCACAGAAAGAGGCTCTTAAAGAGGTGCTGGTGGCCCCTGAGAACCACagtgaggagggagaaagggggctGCATGGGACGAGTGGGCTCAGGGGTACCCGG
The sequence above is drawn from the Tursiops truncatus isolate mTurTru1 chromosome 1, mTurTru1.mat.Y, whole genome shotgun sequence genome and encodes:
- the LAMB3 gene encoding laminin subunit beta-3, which codes for MRPLLLLYFVLPSVLCAQQACSRGACYPPVGDLLIGRTRFLRASSTCGLAKPETYCTQYGEWQMKCCKCDSRLPHNYNSHRVENVVSSSGPMRWWQSQNDVSPVSLQLDLDRKFQLQDIMMDFKGPMPAGMLIERSSDSGKTWQVYQYLAADCTSAFPRVRQGQPQSWQDARCQPLPQRPNSRLDGAKVQLNLMDLASGIPATQSQKIQELGAITNLRVNFTRLAPVPQRGYHPPSAYYAVSQLRLQGSCFCHGHADRCAPNSRAPASPSTTVQVHGVCVCQHNTAGPNCEHCAPFYNDKPWKPADDQDPHECQRCDCNGHSETCHFDPAVFAASQGTHGGVCDNCQHHTEGKNCERCQLHYFRNRRPGAPIQETCIPCECDPDGAVPGAPCDPVTGQCVCKEQVQGERCDLCKPGFTGLTYANPQGCHRCDCSVLGARRDMPCDEESGRCLCLPHVVGPKCDQCARYHWKLASGRGCEPCACDPHNSLSPQCNQFTGQCPCQEGFGGLTCNAAAIRQCPDKTYGDAAMGCRACDCDFRGTEGPGCDKASGRCLCRPGSTGPRCDQCQRGYCDRYPVCVACHPCFQTYDAGLRERALRLSSLRNATTSLWPGPGLEDRGLASRMLDTKNKLEQIQAILGGASVTEQEVAQVANAIVSIRQTLQGLQVDLPLEEETLSLSGDLENLDRSFNRLLVMYQSKREQFEKISSADPSGAFRMLTAAHQRSSQAAQQVADSSRWLLQLRDSRREAERLEQQLGGAGGAGGPQLAALRLQMASLPDLTPAANKLCGGPREMACTPGACPGELCPRDNGTACGSHCRGALPRAGGAFRTAGQVAKQLRGFNAQLQQTRQMIRAAEEATLQVQSDAQSLEMQVSTSRAQMEEDVTRTRLLIQQVRDFLSDPDTDIATIQEVSEAVLALWLPTDSATVLRKMNEIQAIAARLPNVDLVLSQTKQDIARARRLQAEAEQARSRAHTVEGQVEDVLGNLRQGTLALQEAQDTMQGTRRSLQLIQDRVAEVQQVLGPAERLVTSLMEQLGGFRARMEELGRRARQQRAQAAQAQQLAEEASKQALNAQEGFERIKQKYAELKDRLGRSPTPGEQGSRILSIKMEAEELFGETMEMMDKMKDMESELLRGSQAITLRSADLTGLEKHVEQIRNHINGRVLYYATCK